The sequence AACGCCGGAGCTGCTCGCGAAGCTCGCGTCGGTGCAGATGCACGGCATCCAGACCTCGGGCAACGACATCCGCAACATCACCGCCGACCAGTTCGCCGGCGTCGCGCCCGACGAAATCGTCGATCCGCGCCCGTGGGCCGAGATTCTGCGCCAATGGTCGACGTTCCACCCCGAGTTCAACTGGCTGCCGCGCAAGTTCAAGATCGCGGTGTCGGGCACGAAGGAAGACCGCGTCGCGGTGCAAATCCACGATTTGGGCGTCTATCTGTCGAAGAACGAAGCGGGCGAAGTCGTCTGCGCGATTCTCGCGGGCGGGGGCCTGGGCCGCACGCCGGTCATCGGCTCGGTGATCCGCGAAAACCTGCCGTGGCAGCACCTGCTCACGTATTGCGAAGCGGTGCTGCGCGTGTATAACCGCTTCGGCCGCCGCGACAACATGTACAAGGCGCGCATCAAGATTCTCGTGAAGGCGCTGGGGCCCGTGAAGTTCGCGCAGCAAGTCGAAGAGGAATGGCAGCACCTGAAGGACGGCCCGTCGACGCTCACGCAGGAAGAGTACGAGCGCATCGCGCAGTACTTCCAGCCGCCGGAATACGAGAAGCTGTCGGACACCGACGCCTCGTTCGAAAAGCATCTGCTCGAAAGCAAGCCGTTCGCGCGCTGGATCGAGCGCAACCTGCGTCCGCACAAGGTGCCGGGCTACGCGGCGGTGACGCTGTCGCTGAAGCCGGCAGTGGGCGCGCCTGGCGATGCCACCGACGTCCAAATGGAAGCCGTCGCCGACTGGGCGGACCAGTACTCGCTCGGCGAAATCCGCGTGTCGCACGAGCAGAATCTGATTCTCGCGAACGTGAAGAAGCGCGACCTGTACGCGCTGTGGGAAGACGCGAAGCAGCACGGTTTCGCAACGGCGAACATCGGCCTGCTGACCGACATCATCGCGTGCCCGGGCGGCGATTTCTGCTCGCTCGCGAATGCGAAGTCGCTGCCGATCGCGCAGGCGATCCAAGACCGCTTCAGCGATCTCGACTACGTGTACGACCTCGGCGACCTGTCGCTGAACATCTCGGGCTGCATCAACTCGTGCGGCCACCACCACGTGGGCAACATCGGCATTCTCGGCGTCGACAAGGACGGCTCCGAGTGGTACCAGGTGACGCTCGGCGGCGAGCAGGGCACGGGCGCCACGGGCGCACATCTGGGCCGCGTGATCGGGCCGTCGTTCTCGGCGGAGGAAATGCCGGACGTGCTGTCGAAGGTGATCGATACGTTTGTCGAGCACCGCGTCGACGGCGAGCGCTTCATCGACACGTACAACCGCATCGGCGTCGCACCGTTCAAGGAACGCGTGTACGCATCGCGTCAACCGGCGCACGCCTGATTCGCGACTGAGCTAAGGATTTTTGCAGATGACTTCGATTATCAAGAACCGCTCGGTGGTCAGCGACGACTGGACCGTCGTGCGTGCCTCGGAAGACGGCGCGCTGCCCGGCGTGGACGCGCTGCCGGCCGGCAAGGTGCTCGTGCCGCTCGCGTTGTGGCAGGCCGCGCGCGACACGCTGGTGGCGACCAAGAGCAAGGCCGAGCTTGGCGTCTGGCTCGCGCCGGACAGCGAACCGGCCGACATCGTGGCCGATTTCGACAAGATCACGCTGATCGGCGTCGATTTCCCGGTGTTCCGCGACGGCCGCGGCTACAGCACCGCGTACTTGCTGCGCAAGCGCCACGGCTGGACGGGCGAGCTGCGCGCGATCGGCGACGTGGCGCGCGACCACCTGCACCACCTCGCGCGCTGCGGTTTCGATGCGTTCGCCGTGCGCGCCGACAAGGACATCCACGACGCGCTGCGAGCTTTCACGGAGTTTTCGGTG comes from Trinickia violacea and encodes:
- a CDS encoding nitrite/sulfite reductase, with amino-acid sequence MYQYDQYDQTLVDERVAQYRDQVRRRLSGELSEEEFRPLRLQNGLYMQRHAYMHRIAIPYGNLRSDQLRMLARIAREHDRGYGHFSTRTNIQYNWIKLEETPELLAKLASVQMHGIQTSGNDIRNITADQFAGVAPDEIVDPRPWAEILRQWSTFHPEFNWLPRKFKIAVSGTKEDRVAVQIHDLGVYLSKNEAGEVVCAILAGGGLGRTPVIGSVIRENLPWQHLLTYCEAVLRVYNRFGRRDNMYKARIKILVKALGPVKFAQQVEEEWQHLKDGPSTLTQEEYERIAQYFQPPEYEKLSDTDASFEKHLLESKPFARWIERNLRPHKVPGYAAVTLSLKPAVGAPGDATDVQMEAVADWADQYSLGEIRVSHEQNLILANVKKRDLYALWEDAKQHGFATANIGLLTDIIACPGGDFCSLANAKSLPIAQAIQDRFSDLDYVYDLGDLSLNISGCINSCGHHHVGNIGILGVDKDGSEWYQVTLGGEQGTGATGAHLGRVIGPSFSAEEMPDVLSKVIDTFVEHRVDGERFIDTYNRIGVAPFKERVYASRQPAHA
- a CDS encoding DUF934 domain-containing protein gives rise to the protein MTSIIKNRSVVSDDWTVVRASEDGALPGVDALPAGKVLVPLALWQAARDTLVATKSKAELGVWLAPDSEPADIVADFDKITLIGVDFPVFRDGRGYSTAYLLRKRHGWTGELRAIGDVARDHLHHLARCGFDAFAVRADKDIHDALRAFTEFSVLYQGAVDDPNPLFRRRAAAAAAQKASA